Genomic window (Gammaproteobacteria bacterium):
GGGCGCGCGGAGCGGGGCAAGATCAAGGTGGGTGACGAGATTGAGATCGTCGGCATCAAGGCGACGACGAAGACGATCTGCACGGGTGTGGAGATGTTCCGCAAGCTGCTTGACGAGGGTCAGGCGGGCGACAACGTGGGCATCCTGCTGCGCGGCACGAAGCGTGAGGAGGTCGAGCGTGGCCAGGTGCTGGCCAAGCCGGGCTCGATCACGCCGCACACGCACTTCGAGGCGGAGGTGTACATCCTGACGAAGGAAGAGGGTGGCCGCCACACGCCGTTCTTCAAGGGCTACCGCCCGCAGTTCTACTTCCGCACCACGGACGTGACCGGGGCGGTGGAGCTGCCGGAGGGCACCGAGATGGTGATGCCCGGTGACAACATCAAGATGAAGGTGAAGCTGATCAGCCCGATCGCGATGGAGAACGGGCTGCGGTTCGCCATCCGCGAGGGCGGCCGTACCGTGGGCGCCGGCGTCGTGGCGAAGATCATCGAGTAAGGATCGGGCGAACCGCAAGGAATTGCGTGGACACAGGCCAGTAGCTCAATTGGCAGAGCGTCGGTCTCCAAAACCGAAGGTTGGGGGTTCGAGACCCTCCTGGCCTGCCAGAGCATCGAACTAGACGGTTACAGGCGGGATGAACACCAAGGCAGAGGCGAGTCCAGGCGTCCTGGACACGGTAAAGCTCGTTGCCGCCGTTGCGGTCTTTGTCGGCGGCATCGTCGGCTACTACTTTTTCTCGGAAGCGTCCCTGCTGTGGCGCGTCCTGGGACTGCTGGCATGCCTGTTCGCGGGTCTGGGTATCGCCTTCACGACGGTGCAGGGGCGCCAGCTCTGGGAGTTCATCCAGGGCTCGCAGATCGAACTGCGCAAGGTCGTGTGGCCGGACCGCAGGGAAACGCTGAATACGACGCTGATTGTCCTGGGGCTGACCGCGGTGGTTGCGCTGTTTTTCCTGATGG
Coding sequences:
- the secE gene encoding preprotein translocase subunit SecE, coding for MNTKAEASPGVLDTVKLVAAVAVFVGGIVGYYFFSEASLLWRVLGLLACLFAGLGIAFTTVQGRQLWEFIQGSQIELRKVVWPDRRETLNTTLIVLGLTAVVALFFLMVDAILLKLTQFVTGQGG